The genomic window gccacggggagggggcggggccaggggaggggcggggctggCGCCGGGGCCGGTGTCCCAGTGACCGGCGGCAGCTGCGGGATGCGGTGGGGAGCGTGAGAGGTGAGCGGGGGGACCCATAGcggagacccatagagacccatagggacccatagggacccatagggacccatagggacccatagggacccatagagacccatagagacccatagagacccatagagacccatagggacccatagggacccatagagacccatagagacccatagggaaccatagagacccatagagacccatagggacccatagagacccatagagacccatagagacccatagagacccatagagacccatagagacccatagagacccatagggacccatagggacacatagagacccatagggaccccaatgacaccccatagcatcccatagcatcccacagcatctcAATGATACCCAATAGCACCCCAATGACATCTCACAgcatcccatagcatcccaATGACATCCCATAACATCCCATAGCACTCCAATGATAGCCAGTATCACCCCAGTGACATCCCTTAGCatcccatagagccccagtGATATCCAATAGCACCCCCATGgcaccccatagcatcccaaTGATAGCCAACAGCACCCCAATGAAATCCCATAACATCCCATAGCATCCCAATAATACCCAATAGCACCCCAATGAcgccccatagcatcccattgctccccaATGATACCCAATAGCATCCCAATGACACTCCATAGCACCCCTATGacaccccatagcatcccaaTGATACCCAATAGAACCCCAATAACATCTCATAGCATCCCATAGCTCCCCAATGATACCCAACAGCACCTCAATGACACTCCATAGCACCCCCATGACAtcccatagcacccccatagcatcccatagcaccccatagcatcccaaTGGTACCCAATAGCATCCCAATGATACCCAATATCATCCCATgacaccccacagcaccccaatGACACTCTGTAGCACTCCATACCATCCCAATGATACCCAATAGCACCCCATAACATCCCAATGACACCCAATAGCATCCCAtggcaccccatagcaccccaatGATACTCAATAGCACCCCACtgacaccccatagccccccaatacccccattacccccattgccccatagcccccattgccccccattacccccatagtccccattacccccatagcccccattgccccatagccccattgccCACCGGGGGGTGtccggtcccggtcccggtcccgcAGCCGCCGCCCGGTCCCTGCATTTGTATTCAgagagcggcggcggcggcggctgcggcaGAGAGGGGGCGGGGACGGACGGGGGCAAcggggggtaatgggggtaatggggacaatgggggacaatggggggtaatggggagcagtgggggtaatggggggctatgggggataatggggggtaatgggggtaatggggagcaatggggcaatggggacaatAGGGACAATGGGGGGCAAcggggggtaatgggggtaatgggggacaatggggggtaatgggcAATGGGGAGCAGTGGGGGTAATATGggcaatggggagcaatggggggtaatgggggtaatggggagtAATAGGGCAATAaggcaatggggacaatggggggaaatggggggtaacgggggcaatggggggcaatgggggcaatggggagcagtgggggtaatggggggaatggggagcaatgggacaatggggggaatgggggaaatggggggaatggggggaaaaggggagcAATGAGGGGAATagggtaatggggtaatgggggtaatggagggtgatggggagcaatggggcagTGGGGGGAATGAGGGcaatggggggaaatggggagCAAAGGGGGTAATGGAGATGATGGGGAGTAaaggggggaatggggtaatggggacaatgggggtaataggggcaatggggataatggggataatggggggcAACAGGAGCCCAACGGATGAActggggcacaatggggggggATGAGTCCTgaccctccccatccccccctttcCCAGCTGTAACCCCgacccccccccggaccccccaTTTCTGCCCCCCCCAAGTCCTTGTCCCTGCCCCTGTgtccccaacacccccccccgcctcccccacccccccccatcacctcccccccccccttggtcatcccccccaaccccccaagGCCGAGATGTGGCTGAACCCCCACGGACCGAGCTTGGAACGGGTAGGATGGGGGGacatggggtacatgggggggaATAggatggggggtgtggggtatgggatatgggatatgggatgtgggatatggggtatgagtatggggtatggggaatgggatatgggatatggggtatggggtgtggggtatggggtatgggatgtgggatatggggtatggggtgtggggtatgtggtgtggggtatgggatatgggatatggggtatgggatatggggtatggggtatgggatatgggatgtgggatatgggatatggggtatggggtatgggctatatgggatatggggtttggggtatgggatatgggatatggggtatgggtatggggtatgtggtatgggatatgggatatgggtatgggtatgggatatggagtatgggatatgggatatggggtatgggttatgggataatgggatatgggataatgggatatagggtatgggtatggggtatgggatgtgggatatgggatattgggtatgggatgtgggatatggggtatggggtatgggttatgggataatggggtatGGGttatgggataatgggatatagggtatgggtatgggatatatggtatgggatatatgggatatatgggatacaggatacaggatatggggtatggggtatataggCTACAGCATATGCAATGTTCTCTGTGTTCCCTCAGCacctccccccccacctccccccacCATgagccccctccccagcatgtTCTTCCCCTTGGCCCTGGCCTGCGCCAGCCCCTTCCTGGCTCCGGATGCTCCTCGGCGGGCGCTGAACGTGGCCGTGGTGCTGAGCGGCTCCTCGTACGGCTCCGGAGCCGCTCGCCTGGCTCCAGGACCCGTCCCAGGCTCCTCCTTCGACGTGAACCCCATTGGGTTAGTGCTGAACGGGAGCGACCCCCGGAGCCTGATCCTGCGGCTCTGTGACCTGCTGAGCTCCCTGCCCGTCCATGGGGTGGTGTTTGAGGATGACTCCGGCTCCGAGGCCCTGCCCCATATCCTGGACTTCGTGTCGGCTCAGACCAACGTGCCCATCGTGGCTGTCAGCGGGGGGGCGGCGGCTGTCATCACACCTAaggtgggggatgggggggggggggcggcggctGTCATCACACctaaggtgggggggggaatgggatggggggggggcggcTGTCATCACACCTaaggtggggggggtggggggatgggatgggggggggatgggggggcgGCGGCTGTCATCACACcaaaggtggggggggggtgggggatggggggggatgggggcaggatgggggtggggatggggatgggggaatggggttgggatggggggCGGCAGCCGTGATCACACCcaaggtgggggggggtggggggggggggggatgggggggggtgtctAAGGGTGGTTGGGGGGTTGGATGCTTATagatggggttgggatggatcTACAGGTGGTTGGGATGAGATGGATGCTCCTAGATGGGGTTGGGTGCCTCtagatggagatgggatggatCTAGGGGTGCTTAGGGACACATGGGCTCGTCCCAACCCCATTCAGACCTCACCATGTGCCCCCCAACCCCATCGAGGctcatcccaaccccatccaaTGATCCCCAATGGTCCCCAGTGGTCCCCAGCCCCACCAAGGCTCATCCCAGCCCTGTCCAGAGCCCCCCAACCCCATCGAAGCTCATCCCCACCCCATCCAATGGTCTCCAATGGTCCCCAACCCCATTGAAGctcatcccaaccccattcAGACCCCACCAAGTGCCCCCTTACCTCATCGAGTctcatcccaaccccatccaaTGATCCCCAATGGTCCCCAATGATCCCCAACCCATTGAAGctcatcccaaccccattcAGACCCCCCCAAGTGCCTCCCAACCCCATCGAGGCTCATCCCAACTCCATCCAATGGTCCCAAATGATCCCCAATGGTCCCCTACCCCATCGAGGCTCATCCCAACCATACCCAAAGGTCCCCAATGGCCCCAACCCCATTGAAGCTCATCCCAACCCCATTGAAGctcatcccaaccccatccaaTGCCCCCCAACACCACTGGGGCTCACCCCAACCCTGTCCCATGATCCCCAATGGTCCCCAATGCCCCCCAACCCCATTGAGGctcatcccaaccccatccaaTGGTCCCCAATGGCCCCAACCCAATCAAGGctcatcccaaccccatccaaTGGTCCCCAAGTGCCCCCCAACCCCATCGAGGctcatcccaaccccatccaaTAACCCCAACCCCATTGAAACTCATCCCAACCCCATTGAagctcatcccatccccatccaatGATCCCCAATGGTCCCCAATGATCCCCTAACCCCATTGAAGCTCATCCCAACCCCATACAATGACCCCAACCCCATCGAAGctcatcccaaccccatcccacgATCCCCAATGCCCCCCAACCCCATTGAGcctcaccccacccccccctcatcgcccccctccccccaggaGCAGGGCTCCACGTTCCTGCAGTTGGGCTCCTCCACGGAGCAGCAGCTCCGGGTGATCCTGGACGTGCTGGAGGAACACGACTGGACCTCGTTCGCGGTGCTGACCACGCACGTGCCTGGACACGAGGCCGTGGCCTCCTACGTGGAGGTCCTGACCGACGGCAGCTTCATCGGCTGGGAGCTCCGCGGGGTCCTGCGCCTCAACCTCAGCGGCGACCCCGACGGCTCGCGGCTGCGGCGCCAGCTCCGCGACGTGGCGGCTCAGATCCGCCTGCTCTACTGCTCCCGCGACGAGGCCGACGCCATCTTCCGCGCCGCGCACGACCTGGGGCTGACCGGGCCTGGATACGTCTGGTTCCTGGTGGGCGCCGGCCTGGCCGGGAGCAGCCGGTTGCCGGAGCATGTACCGGCTGGGCTGTTCGCGGTGCTGGCGGCCGGATGGCGCGATGAGCTCCAGCATCGGCTGCTCAATGGCGTCGCCATCGTGGCCAAGGGGACTGAGGCTCTGCTGAGGGATTATGGGTTCGTGCCGGAGTTTAACAGTGACTGTCGGGCGCCCAACGGGACACGCAACAAGGAGAACCTGCACCGGTGAGCGGGGGGGGGCAGCCAATGGGGGACGACAGTGATTAGGGCACATAATGGAGCCAACCCAATGGACCCCAACCAAACCACATTGGGACACACTCAACCATCCCCAACCCAACTGTCCTCAACCATGATTAGGGGCACCCAAGAGATCCCATCCCAATGGACCCCAACCCAACCACATTGGACCCACTCAACCATCCCCAACCCAACTGTCCTCAACTGTGCCTAAGGGCACCCAATGGAGCCCAACCCAACCACATCTGGACCCACTCAAAACCATCCCCAACCCAACCGTCCCCAACCATGATTAGGGGCACCCAATGGACCCCATCCCAATGGAGCCCAACTCAACCACATTGGGACCCAATCAACCATCCCCAACCCAACTGTCCCCAACCGTGATTAGGGGCACCCAATGGACCCCATCACAATAGACCTCAACCCAACCGCATATGGACCCACTCAACCATCCCCAACCCAACTGTTCTCGACTGTGCCTAAGGGCACCCAATGGAGCCCAACTCAACCACATTGGGACCCAGTCAACCATCCCCAACCCAACCGTCCTCAACCATGATTAGGGGCACCCAATGGACCCCAACCCAATGGACCCCATTCCAATGGAGCCCAACCCAATGGACCCCAACCCAGCCACATCTGGACCCACTCAAGCATCCCCAACCCAACCACATCTGCACCCAATCTATCATCCCCAACCCAACCATCCCCAGCCATGATTAGGGGCACCCAGTGGACCCCATCCCAATAGACCCCAACCCAACCACATTGGGACCCATTCAACCATCCCCAATCCAACCATCCTCAACCATGTCTAGTGACACCCAGTGGACCCCAACCCAACCACATCTGGACCCACTCAACCATCCCCAACCCAACCGTCCCCAACCATGATTAGGGGCACCCAATGGACCCCAACCCAAGTGTCCCCAACCCAACCACATCTGGACCCACTCAATCATCCCCAACACAACCATCCTCAACCACATCTATGAGCACCCAATGGTCCCCAACCACCTCTAGGGACACCCAACCCCCACTGACCATCCCCAACCCTTAGACCCGGTGGTGGTGGAGCCGCGGTGCCATCGGCATCACCATCCCCACAGGTACTTCATGAACATCACATGGGGACAGAAGGATTTCTCCTTCAATGAGGACGGATACCTGGTGAACCCTTCCCTGGTGGTCATATCCCTCACCAAGGAGCGGAGCTGGGAGGTGGTGAGTGCCCCACGTCACCGGtgccatcaccatcatcatcatcaccatcattaTCACCATCATTGCTATCACCATCATTATCACCATCACCATCGCCATCaacatcaccatcaccatcatcatcaccatctccatcaccatcaccatcattaTCACCATCACCATTGCCATCACCGTCACCATCGCCATCACCATTGCCATgaccatcatcatcaccatcaccatcatcatcgccatcaccatcaccatcatcatcaccatcaccatcaccattgCCATCACCGTCACTGTCACCATCATCAttaccatcaccatcaccatcaccatcatcatcaccatcccCATTGCCATCACCATCGCCATCACCATCActatcaccatcaccatcattatcaccatcaccatcaccatcacccccTCCATGTCCCACATCCCTGTACCCAGGTTGGCAGCTGGGAGCACCAAATCCTGCGCATGAAGTACCCGGTGTGGTCCCGGTACGGGAAGTTCCTGCAGCCGGTTGACGGTGACCAGCACCTGATGGTGGCTACACTGGAGGAGCGTCCGTTTGTCATCGTGGAGAGCATCGACCCGTCCACCGGCACCTGCATCCGCGACTCGGTGCCCTGCCGCAAGCGGCTCAACCGCACCGCCAGGTGTGCCCATCCATCACCATGGGGTCCTCAGTGCCCCACATCCCAGacccacatctccccatagcccccacatcccagccccacatctccccacatcccagccccacatctccccatagcccccaggtcccagccccacatctccccatagccccagccccacatctccccacatcccagccccacatctccccacagcccccacgtcccagccccacatctccccatagcccccacatcccagccccacatctccccatagccccacatcccagccccatatctccccatagccccacatcccagccccacatctccccacagcccccacgtcccagccccacatctccccacatcccagccccacatctccccatagccccacgtcccagccccacatctccccacattccagccccacatctccccacatcccagccccacatctccccacgtcccagccccacatctccccatagccccacatcccagccccacatctccccatagccccacatcccagccccacatctccccacagcccccacgtcccagccccacatctccccacagcccccatgtcccagccccacatctccccacagcccccatgtcccagccccacatctccccatagcccccacatcccagccccacatctccccatagccccacgtcccagccccacatctccccacgtcccagccccacatctccccatagccccacatcccagccccacatctccccatagccccacgtcccagccccacatctccccatagccccacgtcccagccccacatctccccacatcccagccccacatctccccatagccccagccccacatctccccacatcccagccccacatctccccatagccctcacatcccagccccacatctccccacatcccagccccacatctccccacatcccagccccacatctccccacatctccccacatcccagccccacatctccccatagcCACAcgtcccagccccacatctccccacatcccagccccacatctccccatagccccacatcccagccccacatctccccacatcccagccccacatctccccatagccccacatcccagccccacatctccccatagccccacatcccagccccacatctccccacagccccagcatggATCTCTTCGAGAAGAAGTGCTGTAAGGGTTTCTGCATTGACATCCTCAAGCGCTTGTCTCGCGCCGTCGGCTTCACCTACGACCTGTACCTGGTCACCAATGGCAAGCACGGCAAGAAGATCGATGGGGTGTGGAATGGAATGGTGGGAGAGGTGGGGACCACCCCCCCCCGCGCCCCACAGCGCCCCatgggtggctatggggtgaagGAGGACGTGTGTGGGTCGCAGGTGTTCTATGGGCGCGCGGACATGGCCATCGGCTCCCTGACCATCAATGAGGAGAGGTCTGAGATCATTGACTTCTCGGTGCCCTTCGTGGAGACTGGGATCAGTGTCATGGTGTCCAGGAGCAACGGAACAGTGTCCCCGTCTGCGTTCCTGGGTATGACACCGCGACTGTAACAACACCACGATGGTGATAACACTGTGATGGTAACAACACTGTGATGGTGACAATACTGTGATGGTGACAACACTGTGATGGTGACAACACTGTGATGGTGACACTGTGATGGTGACAACACTGTGATGGTGACAACACTGTGATGGTGATAACACCGTGATGGTGACACTGTGATGGTGACACTGTGATGGTAACAACACTGTGATGGTGACACTGTGATGGTGACAACACTGTGATGGTAACAACACTGTGATGGTGACAACACTGTGATGGTAACAACACTGTGATGGTGACAACACTGTGATGGTGACAACACTGTGATGGTAACAACACTGTGATGGTGACACTGTGATGGTGACACTGTGATGGTGACAACACTGTGATGGTGATAACACTGTGATGGTGACAACACCGCAATGGTAACAACACCGTGATGGTGATAACAACACGATGGTGATAATACCGCGATGGTGATAACACAGTGATGGTGACAACACTGTGATGGTGACAACACCATGATGGTGGCTACACCATGACAGTGACATCGCGATGGTGTTGACACTGTTACGGTGACACTGGTACCTCCTGTCCCCCCACAGAGCCCTACAGCCCGGCCGTGTGGGTCATGATGTTCGTCATGTGCCTCACTGTTGTTGCCGTCACCGTCTTCATCTTCGAGTACTTCAGCCCCGTGGGCTACAACCGGAGCTTGGCCACAGGACAACGTGAGCTGGGGGCAACAAGTGATGGCAgatggggggtccccattgttcccattgTCCctattgcccccattgcccccattacccccattgccccattacccccattacccccattgccccattgctcccattgtcCCCcttgcccccattgcccccattgccccattacccccattgcccccattgtccccattgtccccactgcccccattgccccattacccccattacccccattacccccattacccccattgccccattgcccccattgcccccattgcccccattacccccattgcccccattacccccattgcccccattgccccattgcccccattgtccccattgcccccattacccccattacccccattgtccccattgccctattacccccattaccccattacccccattgccccattacccccattacccccattgccccattacccccattgccccattacccccattaccccattacccccattacccctattaccccattgtccccattgcccccattgccctcATTGTCCCTattgtccccattacccccattgtccccattgcccccattaccccattacccccattacccccattacccccattacccccattgtccccattgcccccataggTGCCGGCGGCTCCACCTTCACCATCGGCAAGTCCATCTGGCTCCTCTGGGCTCTGGTGTTCAACAACTCGGTGCCGGTGGAGAACCCCAAGGGCACCACCAGTAAGATCATGGTCCTGGTCTGGGCCTTCTTCGCCGTCATCTTCCTCGCCAGCTACACCGCGAACCTGGCGGCCTTCATGATCCAGGAGGAGTATGTGGACACCGTGTCCGGGCTCAGCGACCGCAAGGTGCCACCATGGGGGTGCCGgggggggctctgtggggtgcCCATGGGTAATGATGGGTGCCAATGGGTAGtgat from Melopsittacus undulatus isolate bMelUnd1 chromosome 27, bMelUnd1.mat.Z, whole genome shotgun sequence includes these protein-coding regions:
- the GRIN2D gene encoding LOW QUALITY PROTEIN: glutamate receptor ionotropic, NMDA 2D (The sequence of the model RefSeq protein was modified relative to this genomic sequence to represent the inferred CDS: inserted 1 base in 1 codon) — protein: MSPLPSMFFPLALACASPFLAPDAPRRALNVAVVLSGSSYGSGAARLAPGPVPGSSFDVNPIGLVLNGSDPRSLILRLCDLLSSLPVHGVVFEDDSGSEALPHILDFVSAQTNVPIVAVSGGAAAVITPKEQGSTFLQLGSSTEQQLRVILDVLEEHDWTSFAVLTTHVPGHEAVASYVEVLTDGSFIGWELRGVLRLNLSGDPDGSRLRRQLRDVAAQIRLLYCSRDEADAIFRAAHDLGLTGPGYVWFLVGAGLAGSSRLPEHVPAGLFAVLAAGWRDELQHRLLNGVAIVAKGTEALLRDYGFVPEFNSDCRAPNGTRNKENLHRYFMNITWGQKDFSFNEDGYLVNPSLVVISLTKERSWEVVGSWEHQILRMKYPVWSRYGKFLQPVDGDQHLMVATLEERPFVIVESIDPSTGTCIRDSVPCRKRLNRTASPTSPHSPSMDLFEKKCCKGFCIDILKRLSRAVGFTYDLYLVTNGKHGKKIDGVWNGMVGEVFYGRADMAIGSLTINEERSEIIDFSVPFVETGISVMVSRSNGTVSPSAFLEPYSPAVWVMMFVMCLTVVAVTVFIFEYFSPVGYNRSLATGQRAGGSTFTIGKSIWLLWALVFNNSVPVENPKGTTSKIMVLVWAFFAVIFLASYTANLAAFMIQEEYVDTVSGLSDRKFQRPHEQYPPLRFGTVPNGSTEKNIRSNYPTMHSYMVRFNQRGVEDALQHLKTGKLDAFIYDAAVLNYMARKEEGCKLVTIGSGKVFASTGYGIALQRGSRWKRPVDLALLQLLGDDEIELLERLWLSGICHQEKLEVMSSKLDIDNMAGVFYMLLVAMGLSLLVFGAEHLLHRQLRGHRAPAPRTLMAVSRGMYSCCSAEDPSPTSXPPPPPSPSPHPPSPSPRPPPPPSHSPPRRGSHGNEDAGDTIEDEDEESTVWYLR